From a region of the Athene noctua chromosome 14, bAthNoc1.hap1.1, whole genome shotgun sequence genome:
- the COPB1 gene encoding LOW QUALITY PROTEIN: coatomer subunit beta (The sequence of the model RefSeq protein was modified relative to this genomic sequence to represent the inferred CDS: deleted 1 base in 1 codon) produces MTAAENVCYTLINVPMDSEPPSEISLKNDLEKGDVKLKTEALKKVIIMILNGEKLPGLLMTIIRFVLPLQDHTIKKLLLVFWEIVPKTTPDGRLLQEMILVCDAYRKDLQHPNEFIRGSTLRFLCKLKEAELLEPLMPAIRACLEHRHSYVRRNAVLAIYTIYRNFEYLIPDAPELIHDFLVNEKDASCKRNAFMMLIHADQDRALDYLSTCIDQVQTFGDILQLVIVELIYKVCHANPSERARFIRCIYNLLQSSSPAVKYEAAGTLVTLSSAPTAIKAAAQCYIDLIIKESDNNVKLIVLDRLIELKEHPSHERVLQDLVMDILRVLSTPDLEVRKKTLQLALDLVSSRNVEELVIVLKKEVIKTNNVTEHEDTDKYRQLLVRTLHSCSVRFPDMAANVIPVLMEFLSDNNEAAAADVLEFVREAIQRFDNLRPLIVEKMLEVFHAIKSVKIYRGALWILGEYCSTKEDIQSVMTEVRRSLGEIPIVESEIKKEAGELKPEEEVSVGPAQKLVTEMGTYATQSALSSSRPAKKEEDRPPLRGFLLDGDFFVAASLATTLTKIALRYVSLVQEKKKQNSFIAEAMLLMATILHLGKSSLPKKPITDDDVDRISLCLKVLSECSPLMNDIFNKECRQSLSHMLSAKLEEEKLSQKKESEKRNVTVQPDDPISFMQLTAKNEMSSKEDQFQLSLLAAMGNTQRKEAADPLASKLNKVTQLTGFSDPVYAEAYVHVNQYDIVLDVLVVNQTSDTLQNCTLELATLGDLKLVEKPSPLTLAPHDFANIKANVKVASTENGIIFGNIVYDVSGAASDRNCVVLSDIHIDIMDYIQPASCTDAEFRQMWAEFEWENKVTVNTNIIDLNEYLQHILKSTNMKCLTPEKALSGYCGFMAANLYARSIFGEDALANVSIEKPIHLGPEAPVTGHIRIRAKSQGMALSLGDKINLSQKKTSL; encoded by the exons ATGACAGCTGCAGAGAACGTGTGTTACACGTTAATCAATGTTCCGATGGATTCAGAACCACCTTCTGAAATCAGTTTAAAAAATGACCTAG AAAAAGGAGATGTCAAGTTGAAGACGGAGGCATTGAAG AAAGTAATCATTATGATTCTGAATGGTGAAAAACTACCTGGGCTTCTGATGACTATTATACGTTTTGTGCTGCCTCTCCAAGATCATACCATCAAAAAACTGCTGCTTGTCTTTTGGGAGATAGTGCCAAAGACCACTCCAGATGGCAGGCTTTTGCAAGAAATGATCCTTGTATGCGATGCCTACAGAAAG GATCTTCAGCACCCAAATGAATTTATCCGAGGCTCTACTCTCCGTTTTCTTTGCAAGCTGAAAGAAGCAGAGCTGTTGGAGCCTTTGATGCCAGCCATCCGTGCGTGTCTAGAACATCGTCACAGCTACGTGCGCAGAAATGCAGTTCTTGCAATTTATACAATTTATAG aaattttgaaTATCTTATACCTGATGCTCCTGAATTGATCCATGATTTCTTGGTGAATGAGAAAGATGCAAGctgcaaaagaaatgcatttaTGATGTTAATTCATGCAGATCAG GATCGAGCTTTGGATTATTTGAGTACCTGTATTGACCAAGTCCAGACATTTGGTGACATACTGCAGTTGGTTATTGTTGAGCTCATTTATAAG GTCTGTCATGCGAATCCATCAGAGAGAGCTCGGTTTATTCGCTGCATCTACAACTTACTGCAGTCATCAAGTCCTGCAGTGAAGTATGAAGCTGCAGGTACTCTAGTTACACTCTCCAGTGCACCAACAGCAATCAAG GCAGCTGCCCAATGCTACATAGATTTGATTATTAAAGAAAGTGATAATAATGTGAAACTGATTGTTTTGGATCGGTTGATTGAATTAAAGGAGCATCCTTCCCATGAACGGGTGTTACAG GATCTAGTTATGGACATCCTCAGAGTGCTGAGTACCCCAGATCTAGAAGTGCGCAAAAAAACCCTTCAACTGGCTCTGGATCTTGTCTCTTCAAGAAATGTAGAGGAG CTTGTGATTGTTCTGAAGAAGGAAGTGATTAAAACTAATAATGTGACAGAGCATGAAGATACAGACAAGTATAGACAGCTGCTTGTTCGTACATTGCATTCCTGTAGTGTTCGGTTTCCAGATATGGCTGCAAATGTTATTCCAGTG CTGATGGAGTTCCTTAGTGATAATAATGAAGCGGCTGCTGCTGATGTCTTGGAGTTTGTGCGGGAAGCGATCCAGCGATTTGATAACCTCAGACCTCTTATTGTTGAGAAGATGCTTGAAGTCTTTCATGCTATTAAATCTGTCAA GATTTATCGAGGAGCTTTATGGATCCTTGGAGAATATTGCAGTACAAAGGAAGATATACAAAGTGTAATGACAGAAGTTCGCAGATCACTTGGAGAG ATACCAATAGTAGAATCTGAAATCAAGAAAGAAGCTGGTGAGCTAAAACCTGAAGAGGAGGTGTCTGTGGGTCCAGCCCAAAAATTGGTGACAGAGATGGGCACTTACGCAACACAGAGTGCTCTCAGTAGTTCCCGACCTGCCAAAAAGGAAGAAGATAG ACCTCCGTTACGAGGATTCCTGCTCGATGGTGATTTCTTTGTTGCAGCTTCCCTTGCTACAACTTTAACTAAGATTGCTTTACGATATGTGTCACTAGttcaggaaaagaagaaacaaaat TCCTTTATTGCCGAAGCTATGCTGCTGATGGCCACTATTCTCCACCTGGGAAAGTCCTCTCTTCCCAAGAAGCCAATTACAGATGACGATGTGGATCGTATTTCCTTGTGTCTGAAAGTTTTGTCAGAATGTTCTCCTCTCATGAATGATATTTTCAACAAAGAATGCAGGCAGTCCCTCTCTCATATGCTGTCAGCCAAGCTAGAAGAGGAGAAACTTTCCCAGAAG AAAGAATCTGAGAAGAGGAATGTGACAGTTCAGCCAGATGATCCCATTTCCTTCATGCAGCTTACTGCTAAAAATGAAATGAGCTCAAAAGAAGACCAGTTTCAGCTTAGCCTTCTTGCAGCAATGGGCAACACACAGAGGAAAGAGGCTGCTGATCCTCTTGCATCCAAACTTAATAAG GTTACTCAGCTGACAGGTTTCTCAGACCCTGTCTATGCAGAAGCGTACGTCCACGTCAATCAGTATGACATTGTGCTGGACGTGCTTGTGGTCAACCAGACCAGCGACACCCTGCAGAACTGCACACTAGAGCTGGCTACGCTGG GTGACTTGAAACTTGTGGAAAAACCATCTCCTCTGACACTTGCTCCACATGATTTTGCAAACATTAAGGCTAATGTCAAAGTCGCTTCAAcagaaaatggaataatttttgGTAATATTG TGTATGATGTCTCTGGAGCAGCCAGCGACAGAAACTGTGTGGTTCTCAGTGATATTCACATTGACATCATGGATTACATCCAGCCTGCCTCTTGTACGGATGCAGAATTCAGACAAATGTGGGCAGAATTTGAGTGGGAAAACAAa gTTACAGTGAATACAAATATCATTGATCTAAATGAATACTTACAGCACATACTGAAGTCAACCAATATGAAATGCCTGACTCCAGAGAAG GCACTTTCTGGTTATTGTGGCTTTATGGCGGCCAATCTTTATGCACGTTCCATATTTGGGGAAGATGCACTTGCAAATGTCAGCATTGAAAAGCCAATTCATCTTGGACCAGAGGCGCCTGTCACTGGTCACATACGGATCCGTGCAAAGAGTCAG GGAATGGCCCTGAGTCTTGGAGATAAGATCAATctgtctcagaagaaaacaagtttatAA